Within Metabacillus sp. KUDC1714, the genomic segment ATCTATTCATTTACATGATGCCATCGCTAGTTTAAGTTATCGTAAAGATTAAAAAATCGGTGTCCCCAAAAAAGGGATACCGATTTTTTTTATTATCCAAATACCTTTGCTAATTCTTCTTTATCTTGCTCAAGCCAAAAACGCATTAAACGTTTAGCCCCTTCTAAGTCATGAAGCTTTGCTTGGCCACATTGTGTTTCATTAGCAGCAGGAATCTCTGTTATTTCAACAGCTGATTTAAGCGTATCTTCTAATAAATCAATAATTTCAGTTACTTCTGGGTTCCCACTTACAACTAAATAATAACCAGTTTGACAACCCATTGGAGAAATATCAATAATATCAAAATGATTATACTTTTCAGCATGCTCACGGATATTAAATGCTAATAAATGCTCAAGTGTATGAATTGTATCAGGTTTCATCGCTTGTTTATTTGGCTGACAAAAACGAATATCGAACTTATTTACTTCTCCATCACTACCAACCTTATGAACACCACAATGACGAACATATGGTGCTTTTACTGCATTATGATCTAATTCAAAGCTTTCAACTGAAGGCATTCTCTTCACTCCTAAAGTAAAATTCTTTTATCATTGTAACATATTAACTCAAAATTCGTATTCATTTTAATCAAGGTAGTTTGTCTTAATTAAGAATACAACTAGGGATAATTCACTTAAGCTCAAGTTTTCAGATCAAAAACTTGGCATTCACACAAAAAAACGTATACTAAAAGAAAAGAAGGATTAGGAGACTATGAAGCTAAGATGAAGCATTTATTTATAGCAATAATACGGTTTTATCAGAAATTTATTTCACCAATTACACCTCCAACATGTCGTTTTTATCCAACCTGCTCACATTATGGGTTAGAAGCATATCGCCGTTTCGGTGTGATCAAAGGAAGTTATTTAACAGTAAAACGGATTTTAAAATGCCATCCTTTTCATCCAGGTGGTGTTGATCCTGTTCCGGAAAAAAGCGAGAAATAGAAAAAACATCAGTACTCCTTCCTTTATCAGGAAATATTATATACTGTTTACCCTTTAAAATATCAGAAAAAAAGCAGTGTGATTTCTATTATGAAATCCACTGCTTTAAAATCGTAAACATTTATTCTCCCAAATGATATATAGAATACATTTTAGTCTTCATACCCATTAACAACCACATCTAATTTTCCTGTTGCAGGGTCAATAACTAAACCGTGAACTGGTATATTTTCTGCTAGAAGTGGATGATTTTTAATGCGCTCTACACTATCTCGAACACTATCCTCTACTTTATCAAAACCTTTTAGCCAGCGATCTAAATCAATCCCTGAATATTTCAGTGTCTCTATTGTTTCTTCTGAAATTCCTCTTTCAACTGCATGTCCTAGAAAAGAATTAGCATTTAATTTACTCATCCCACAATCATGGTGGCCAATAACACAAATTTCATCAGCATTTAATTCATATACAGCAACCAAAATACTTCTCATAATACTCCCAAATGGATGGGCAACAATCGCTCCAGCGCTTTTAACATGTTTCACATCACCATTTCTAATGTTCATTGCCTTTGGTAAAAGCTCAACTAATCTAGTATCCATACAGGATAGGATTACCAGTTTCTTCTCTGGAAATTTTGTTGTCTCAAACTGTTCAAATTCTTTGTTAGCCACAAACTTTTCATTGTGAACTAAAATTTCATCAACGATTCTCATAAATAGCCCTCCACTTTTTTTGATTTATCTAAATATATCATAATTCTTGTTTTTTCACTATTTATATACTATTATATAAATCGTAACAATTACTATTTATTAACTTACTAAATGCGCATTAAACCATAACAAAAAATGATGTAATCCAAATCAACATCTGGCTAATACTATGTATGTTTCTTGAACAACATATTAAAAAACATGTTCTCAAAACGGAATGATTAAGATATAATAAAAAAGGCTTAATCGTAATCATGCTGATTTATTGAAAGGAGCAAGAAAATGAAAAAACAATCATTACTTATAAGTATTATTTTATTAATAGCTGTATCACTAGTAGCCTGTAATGGTGGCAATGCTTCCACACCATCTACAAACGATGAATCAAATGATTCTAACAAGTTGAAAATCTACACAACAATCTATCCTTTAGAGGATTTTACAAAGAAAATTGGCGGAGATTTAGTAGAAGTGGAAGGCATTTTACCACCTGGAGCGGATGCCCATACATACGAACCTACGTCTAAATTAATGGTTGATATCGCTAAATCTGATGGCTTTATTTATTCAGGTGTTGGAATTGAGAGCTTTACAGAACAAATTGAAGAATCATTAGCACAAGAAAATGTTGCCTTTATAAATGCTGGAGAGGGAATTGATCTTTTAGCTCATACAGAAGAAGAAGCTACTCACGAACATGAAGAGGAAGAACATGCTCATGAAGAAGATACTCATGAAGAAGAACATGCTCATAGTGATAATGATCCTCACGTTTGGATTGATCCGATTCTATCTATTACATTAGCTGAAAATATTAAAAATGCGCTCGTTGAATTACACCCTGAAGGTAAAGAAACATTTGAAGAAAATTTCCAACAATTAAAATCACAATTAGAAGACTTAGATAAGTCATTTACAGATGTAGTTAATCAATCAGATAAAAAGGAAATCCTCGTTTCACATGCTGCATATGGCTACTGGGAAAAGAGATATGGCATTAAACAAATTAGTGTACTAGGACTTTCTCCAACTGAGGAGCCTTCACAAAAAGAATTACAAAGTATTATTGAGACAGCGACAGAGCATGACATCAACTATGTTATCTTTGAATCAAATGTTAGCAGTAATGTTACAGATATTGTTCAAGCGCAAATCGGTGCCGAAGCGTTAACATTAAGCAACCTAGAGACAGTGACAGATGAAGATATTAAAAATAATGAAGATTATTTTAGTATCATGAAGAAAAACCTAGAAACATTGAAAAAGGCACTCTCAAGTAAATAATGAAAACTGGTGAGCGAAATTCGCTCACTTTTTTTATTACCCTCACATTCCTACCTTTACCAAAATAGGAAGAAAGAATATTATCTAGAAAATAGTGGACACTATGTGTGTAAACATAGGTAAGGAATAGAAAGGCGGATCTTGATGGATGATTTAGTATTGGCACGTTCACTATTTGGGACCACTATGGGCTTTCACATCATTTTTGCCACATTAGGTGTTGGCCTACCGTTAATGATCTTGTGTGCAGAGCTTCTTTATCAAAAAACGAAAGATAATGACTATGCAATAATGGCGAAGCGATGGACAAAGGGTCAAGCGGTTTTACTCGGTGTAGCTATACCTACTGGAACAATTGCTGGTGTTCAACTTGCATTATTATGGCCTGGCTTTATGGAAGTTATCGGGAAAGTAATGGCTTTACCCTTTCAAATCGAAATCTATGCGTTTTTTATAGAAGCCTTGTTTATGTCGATTTATGTGTATGCTGCTGATCGAATTTCTCCAAAGATGAGGATTTTAAGTGTATCACTTGTGTTATTAGGTGCTAGTGCGTCAGCTGTATTAATTACGAATGTCCATGCCTTTGAAGGTACTCCCGCTGGTTTTCGGATTGAAAATGGTGAAATTATTGATGTTGATCCTTGGGCTGCATTCTTTAACCCCAGCTTCTTTATTTCTGCTGCACATGTTGCCGTCTCAGCATATATGACTGGTGCCTTTATCATCTGTACAATTTCAGCGTTTAAAATGCTAAAAAACAGAAAAAATCAACGAGTATTCAGCTTCCACCGTAAAGCTCTTATGCTAAGCCTTGCTATCGGAGGGATTTTTTCACTTTTAACTGCATTAAATGGACATGAATCTGCACAAATGCTACATGAATATCAGCCTGAGAAGCTTGCAGCTGCAGAAGGATTATTCGAAACACAAGATTATGCACCACTTGCAATCGGTGGCTTTACTGATAAAGAAACGCAGGAAATTAAATACGCAATTGAAATACCCTGGGCCCTTAGCTTTTTAGCAGGTAATAGCTTCGAGACAAAAGTAATTGGATTGAATGATTTCCCTGAAGAATATTGGCCTCCCTTATTTGTCCACACCCTTTTTAATGGAATGGTATTAATCGGAAGCTTTTTAATCTTTTTATCAATGATTGGATTTTTTTGGAATAAAATTTTGAAAAAACCCCATTTTCCAAAGCCTATTATGTTTGCCTTTGTAATCGCAGGACCACTATCACTTCTTTCAATTGAGTTTGGCTGGATTTTTGCATGTACCGGAAGACAGCCATGGGTTATTTACCGAATTTTAAAAACAGCCGATGTTGTTACAGGGTCAACCCAAATTGGTGTGTTATTTATCCTAT encodes:
- a CDS encoding cytochrome ubiquinol oxidase subunit I yields the protein MDDLVLARSLFGTTMGFHIIFATLGVGLPLMILCAELLYQKTKDNDYAIMAKRWTKGQAVLLGVAIPTGTIAGVQLALLWPGFMEVIGKVMALPFQIEIYAFFIEALFMSIYVYAADRISPKMRILSVSLVLLGASASAVLITNVHAFEGTPAGFRIENGEIIDVDPWAAFFNPSFFISAAHVAVSAYMTGAFIICTISAFKMLKNRKNQRVFSFHRKALMLSLAIGGIFSLLTALNGHESAQMLHEYQPEKLAAAEGLFETQDYAPLAIGGFTDKETQEIKYAIEIPWALSFLAGNSFETKVIGLNDFPEEYWPPLFVHTLFNGMVLIGSFLIFLSMIGFFWNKILKKPHFPKPIMFAFVIAGPLSLLSIEFGWIFACTGRQPWVIYRILKTADVVTGSTQIGVLFILFTLIYVILGVAVLLVLKYYFKRHPVENELDGDLPPNGSMSIY
- a CDS encoding S-ribosylhomocysteine lyase, producing the protein MPSVESFELDHNAVKAPYVRHCGVHKVGSDGEVNKFDIRFCQPNKQAMKPDTIHTLEHLLAFNIREHAEKYNHFDIIDISPMGCQTGYYLVVSGNPEVTEIIDLLEDTLKSAVEITEIPAANETQCGQAKLHDLEGAKRLMRFWLEQDKEELAKVFG
- the yidD gene encoding membrane protein insertion efficiency factor YidD, with the translated sequence MKHLFIAIIRFYQKFISPITPPTCRFYPTCSHYGLEAYRRFGVIKGSYLTVKRILKCHPFHPGGVDPVPEKSEK
- a CDS encoding beta-class carbonic anhydrase gives rise to the protein MRIVDEILVHNEKFVANKEFEQFETTKFPEKKLVILSCMDTRLVELLPKAMNIRNGDVKHVKSAGAIVAHPFGSIMRSILVAVYELNADEICVIGHHDCGMSKLNANSFLGHAVERGISEETIETLKYSGIDLDRWLKGFDKVEDSVRDSVERIKNHPLLAENIPVHGLVIDPATGKLDVVVNGYED
- a CDS encoding metal ABC transporter solute-binding protein, Zn/Mn family; amino-acid sequence: MKKQSLLISIILLIAVSLVACNGGNASTPSTNDESNDSNKLKIYTTIYPLEDFTKKIGGDLVEVEGILPPGADAHTYEPTSKLMVDIAKSDGFIYSGVGIESFTEQIEESLAQENVAFINAGEGIDLLAHTEEEATHEHEEEEHAHEEDTHEEEHAHSDNDPHVWIDPILSITLAENIKNALVELHPEGKETFEENFQQLKSQLEDLDKSFTDVVNQSDKKEILVSHAAYGYWEKRYGIKQISVLGLSPTEEPSQKELQSIIETATEHDINYVIFESNVSSNVTDIVQAQIGAEALTLSNLETVTDEDIKNNEDYFSIMKKNLETLKKALSSK